The Leptospira terpstrae serovar Hualin str. LT 11-33 = ATCC 700639 nucleotide sequence GTTACAATCGACCAAAGAATCGGGACTAGCATTTATTGTCATTCAGCCTGAACTTTTTATGAATGATTACAAACCTGCCGTTTCTGATGAAGAACTTAATGATATTGGACTTCAGTCTTGGAAAGAAGGATTGACATTCCTTATTGTAACGATTCCCCATGACAATCCCAAAGGAATGACAGCAAATTTACAAGGGCCAATCATTTTGAACGGAAAAGAGGGTAAGGGAAAACAATGTATTTCTCGTGATGAAAATCATCCAATTCGAAAAAACATTATTGAGTCTATGGAAGAAATGTCTTCCGAAAAGGTATAATCCGTGTTAGTTCTTGCGAGGAGGAGTAACCAATCAATCATGATCGGTGACGATATTGAAATTGTCATCGTAGATATAAAGGGTGATCAAGTAAAGATTGGTGTCAAAGCTCCCAAAAATGTTTCTGTTCATCGTGCAGAAGTATATAAAGAAATCCAAGAAGAAAACAAAAAAGCAGCCGGTGCCAACATCAAACCAGAAGATTTGGGCAAACTTGGAGATTTGTTCAAAAAGAAAACTTAACTTGATCTTTCCCTAGAACAGAGTTTCCCTGGAAATTAACTTCGGGGAGTATCTTCATCTTTGAAACGTAAATTTTTAGTTTGGTTGTTACCTCTCGTTGTCGTTTGGTTCCAACGTTTGATTGGTCTTACTTCTAGGTTTCGTTTTCTCACAAACGAACCATACGAAGATTTATTCAGAAACAAAAAACCTTATATTTATTCCATTTGGCATACGAACGTTTTGTACTCTCCCTATTTGCATCGAGGGAAAAACGTAGCTGTTTTGATTTCTGAATCTAAAGATGGGGATTACATCAACCAAGTGGTCCACCGGTTCGGAAACACTAGCATTCGAGGCAGTAGTTCGAAAGGAGGGTCTAAAGCCTTAAAGGCAGTGATCCAACATTTAAAAAAAGGTCTTCCTGCTGCTTTTACTCCCGATGGTCCACGTGGCCCTGCTTTCATTCTCCAACCTGGAGTCATTGCCGCTGCCCAGGTGACTCAAGTACCTATTGTTCCTTTTCATTATGAATGCAGCCGGCAATGGATTTTGGAAAGAGCTTGGGACAAACATAGGGTCCCAAAACCTTTTACTACTTTTGTTGTTTCTTATGGAGAACCTATGTTTGTGCCTCGAGATTTGAATGAAGCGGAATTTGAAGCGATGCGTCTAAAAGTAGAAGAAGCGATGTTAAACAACCGCAATCGTGCCATAGCGGAAGCAGAACGAATTTTTAAAGGAGAATCCAAATGACAGCAGTATTCGAAGATAAGGTGGTGGTATCCACCGCCAAAACAAAGTATGAAACAAAAATCAAAGTTGGAAAACATAGTTTGATTGCAGACGAACCAGCGGATAAAGAAGGAACGGATCTAGGTCCTATGCCTACCGAGTTACTTGCTTCTTCTTTAGGAGCCTGCACATCGATTACAGTTAGGATGTACGCGGATAAAAAAGAATATCCTTTAGATTCTGTAGAAGTTCATGTAACGATTGATAAACGGTCACCAGAGGATCACAAATTTTCACGAGAACTTTTCCTTTCTGGAAATTTATCACCCGAACAGAGAGAAAGATTACTTACGGTTGCAAATGCCTGCCCGGTACACAAAATTCTTTCTGGAAAAATTGAAATAGAAACGAAACTAGGGTAGATTTCTTAATCATACCCATATAGGGATTACTGTAGCTGAACCTCCGTCCCATTCGATTTTTGTATGGAAGTGTTTTCCTTCTTGGATCCTTGGGACTTTGGCACCATTCACATAAAAGGTCCCACCCTTGTATTCATGAGTTTCCCGTTCTTTCTTTTTGCTAATTGAATGGTGCATATGTCCTGAAAGTACCAAAGGAACTTTTTTCCCGATGGACTTAGCATATTGGATGGCTTCTGTAAGATCGATATCCCCCCAATCCCCACCATCTTTTTTAAATTCCGCTCCAAATAGGGAGTTTTTGG carries:
- a CDS encoding lysophospholipid acyltransferase family protein, whose protein sequence is MKRKFLVWLLPLVVVWFQRLIGLTSRFRFLTNEPYEDLFRNKKPYIYSIWHTNVLYSPYLHRGKNVAVLISESKDGDYINQVVHRFGNTSIRGSSSKGGSKALKAVIQHLKKGLPAAFTPDGPRGPAFILQPGVIAAAQVTQVPIVPFHYECSRQWILERAWDKHRVPKPFTTFVVSYGEPMFVPRDLNEAEFEAMRLKVEEAMLNNRNRAIAEAERIFKGESK
- the csrA gene encoding carbon storage regulator CsrA, producing MLVLARRSNQSIMIGDDIEIVIVDIKGDQVKIGVKAPKNVSVHRAEVYKEIQEENKKAAGANIKPEDLGKLGDLFKKKT
- a CDS encoding OsmC family protein codes for the protein MTAVFEDKVVVSTAKTKYETKIKVGKHSLIADEPADKEGTDLGPMPTELLASSLGACTSITVRMYADKKEYPLDSVEVHVTIDKRSPEDHKFSRELFLSGNLSPEQRERLLTVANACPVHKILSGKIEIETKLG
- the fliW gene encoding flagellar assembly protein FliW gives rise to the protein MSVTIHTKPFGTIQVDSKQILKFPQGLLGFEEFDEYALIEESPESPFKWLQSTKESGLAFIVIQPELFMNDYKPAVSDEELNDIGLQSWKEGLTFLIVTIPHDNPKGMTANLQGPIILNGKEGKGKQCISRDENHPIRKNIIESMEEMSSEKV